Genomic segment of Candidatus Binatia bacterium:
TTGACGAACGGCCGGCGGTGGCGGTTGGGGACGAGCGGGTGGCGGTGGATACCGAAGGGCACACCGTGGTCGAGCGTCGCGTCCGGACCAACGTGATCAGACGGCGCACGACCCGAGCCGATTCCGTGCCCGGTCTCGAGACGGCTTTCCCGGAGGGGGCAACCCTGCCCCCGTTGAGTGGCGAGCCGTTCGAAGTGCCTGCCGATTTGTTCGAGACGACTTTTGCCCCCGAGCTCTTGCCGGAGGCCCCGTTGTCCTCTTTCTCGGCGACGGAGCCGCCTCAATATGCGCCGCAAACGGCAGTGTCGGGTCAGGCCGCAGGATCGGAGTCGGCGGCTCCGGTCGAGGCCCATGCCCCGGCGGCCATGGCCGCGGATGTCGCAGCGTCCGCCCCGGTGGCGCCACGCATGGTGCCGCCCCCGCCGCCTCCGCCGGTGGCGAGGCCGGCGGCGCCGAAGGCGAGGGTCGAGGCGCCGGAGTTGCAGTCGCCCTTCGCGCAACGTGGGCCGAAGGTCATTGGCCGTATCGATCTGCGGAAGACACAGCCGGCGCCGGCACCCGCAGCGCCGCCACGTCAGCGTCACACCGCAACCGCCGAGCCGCCCCCTCCGATGGCGCCGCCGGCAGAGGACGCCAAGCCGAAACGAAAGAAGCGGAAGGTCATCAAGCAGACCGACATGCGTGAGACGGTCGATCAGGACCGTCGTTTCGGCCGACCGCCCCGGAAGAAAAAGGCTCTGCCGGGTAAGGAGATCCGCAAGACTGAGATCACCACGCCGCGGGCGAGCAAGCGCGTGGTGCGCATTTCCGAAGTCATTACGGTCGGCGATCTTGCCAGGGCGATGGGGGTTAAGGCGGGCGAAGTCATCAAGAAGCTCATGGACTCCGGCATGATGGCTGCGATCAATCAGGTGCTCGATTACGACACCGCCGCGTACATCGCGTCGGAGTTCGAGTACATCGTGGAGAACGTCGCCTTCGACGCGGAGTCGATGCTGGAGGAGAAGGTCGAGAAGGTCGCGGTCGATGAGGGGCTCCAGACGCGGCCGCCCGTGGTTACGATCATGGGCCACGTCGACCACGGGAAGACTTCGTTGCTCGATGCGATCCGCCACACGAACGTTACGGCGGGCGAGGCGGGTGGGATCACTCAGCACATCGGTGCCTACAGCGTGGATGTCGACGAGCGGCGGGTGACGTTCCTCGATACGCCGGGGCACGAGGCGTTCACTGCGATGAGGGCGCGCGGGGCGAAGGTCACCGACATCGTCGTGCTCGTGGTCGCCGCGGATGACGGGGTCATGCCGCAGACCGTCGAAGCCATTAATCACGCCCGGGCGGCGGGTGTTCCCATCGTGGTTGCCATCAATAAGATCGACAAGCCCGAGGCGAACCTGGAGCGCATCAAGCAGCAATTGGCCGACTACGGGCTGGTGGCCGAGGACTGGGGCGGCGACACGGTCTGCGTGCCGGTGTCGGCTCGGTCGAAGCAGGGCATCCCGCAACTGCTCGAAATGTTGCTGCTGCAAGCCGACATCCTGGATCTGAAAGCGAATCCCACCAAACTGGCGAAGGGCATCATCGTCGAGGCCCGACTCGATCGGGGCCGCGGGCCGGTCGCTACGGTGCTCGTGCAAGAGGGGACACTGAAAGTCAGCGACCCCTTCGTCTGCGGTTGGCACTATGGTCGCATCCGCGCGATGGTCGACGAGCGCGGACGCAAGGTGCACGCCGCCGCACCGGCTGAACCGGTAGAGATCCTCGGTTTGACCGGGGTCCCCGAGGCGGGAACTTCGCTGGTCGCGGTAGCCGACGAAGCGACTGCGCGTCAGGTGGCGGAGCATCGGCGCGGCAAGCAGCGCGAGGCCGATCTGGTCAAGACCGCCAAGATATCGCTGGACGAACTTTACCAGCAAATCCAGGCCGGTGATGTCAAGGAGTTGCGGCTGGTACTGAAGGCCGACGTGCAGGGGTCGGTGGAGGCGCTTTCCGAGGCCCTCAGTCGGCTGTCAAGCGACGAGGTACGCCTGAACGTTCTGCACGCGTCGGTGGGGGGGATTACGGAAAGCGACGTGCTGCTGGCATCGGCGTCGAACGCGGTGGTGATCGGCTTCAACGTGCGGCCGGAGGCCAAGGCCAACGATGTCGCGGACAGAGAGGGCGTGGATGTTCGTCTGTACACGGTGATTTACGACGTCATCAACGACGTCCGCGACGCCATGGAGGGCTTGCTCGAACCGGCCTTCCGCGAACGCGTGCTCGGGCGCGCCGAGGTGCGGCAGGTTTTCACGGTTCCGAGCGTTGGATCGGTCGGGGGATCGTTTATCACCGACGGAAAGGTGGTTCGCAACGGGTTGGCTCGCCTCGTGCGCGATCACGTCGTGGTCTACACGGGCAAGGTGTCGAGCTTGCGCCGCTTCAAAGATGACGCGCGCGAAGTCCAGGCGGGGTACGAGTGCGGGATAGGTTTGGAGAACTACCAGGACATGAAGGTTGGCGACGTCATCGAAACCTTCGAATTGGAGAAGGTGCAGCGGCGGTTGGCGCCGGCCGCCGGTCGGGGCGCACCCGTCGAAAGACGCGCCTGAGGCTCCTGCGGCGGCGGGCGTGTTTCTTAATCCCAACGCTGGAGGGCAAGACCTGTGGTTGTCGGCGTCTTGAAGCTGACCTTGTTTCTCCCCGAGAACCACTCGCTCAAGGGGAAGCGCGGTGTCCTGAAGCGAATCAAGGCGCGGGTGGCGAATTCGTTCAATGTGTCGATTGCTGAGTGCGACGGCCACGACCTCTGGCAGCGAGCGGTTATTGGCGTCTGTCAGGTGGGGACGGATGCCGGATACGTCGACGGAGCGTTGCGCCAGGTGGTGCGGTTCGTCGAGGAGATGCAGGTGGCGCAGCTTGCAGAGGAACACATCGAGATCCTGCACTGCTAGGGCCACGGCGCTCGGTGTGCAGGAGCGGAGGTCGAAGTGAGCGGGCGCCGTGCCGTGCGTGTTGCCGAATCGGTGCGCGCGGTGATCGCAGAATTGCTCCTGCGTGAGATCAAGGACCCGCGGGTCGGGATGGTGACACTCACCGCCGTGCACATCACCGACGACCTGCGGCACTGCAAGGTCTACTTCAGTTGCGTCGGGGATGACGATGCACGGGCGCGTGCCCTTGCCGGCTTACGGAGTGCTGCCGGCTTCGTGCGCCGACAACTGACGCAGCGTCTGGCGTTGCGCTACGCGCCGGATGTTACGTTCGCCTTCGACCCCAGTCTGGAGACGAGCGAGCGCCTCAATGCGCTGCTCCGCGGCGAACGCGAGTCCGAAGAATGAAATTCCTGTGGACGGGTTGCTGATTGTTGACAAGCCGGCCGGGCTCACCTCGGCCGAGGTGGTGCGTGTGGTCAAGCGGCGTTTCGGCTGCAAGACGGGTCACCTGGGAACGCTCGATCCGTTTGCCACCGGAGTGCTGCCGCTCTGTCTGGGCGCGGCCACCAGGATCGCGCAGTTCCTCAACGCCGCCGACAAGGCGTACACGGGCACCATCCGCCTTGGTGCGCGCACCGACACCGGCGACCCGACCGGGGCGATCGTCGAGGAGGCGACGGTGCCGATGCTGACGGCCGACCGTCTGGCGGCTGTGGCGCGCGAATTCACGGGGGACATCGAACAGATTCCGCCCATGTACTCGGCGGTGAAGGTGGGTGGTACCCCCTTGTACAAGCTGGCCAGGAGGGGGGAGGTGATCGAACGGGAGGTGCGCCAGGTGCGCGTCACCGCGTTCGTGCTCTCGGTTGGGGCCGCGCCTGACCAGATCGACTTCACGATCGAATGCTCGAAGGGTACGTACGTCCGCGTGATTGCAGAGGGAGTGGCGCTCGCACTGGGCGGCGTCGGCCACTTGATGACCTTGCGGCGGACGAGATTCGGCCCCTTCGGGATCGAGGAGGCGGTGCTCCTGACCCGGATCGAGACCGGGTCGGTGCAGTGCCTGGGGATGAGGGAAGCGTTGCGGGGACTAGCGGAGATACGGCTCGATGCCGAGCAAGCCAGACTGGTGCGGCACGGTTACCAACCGGTGCTGGCCCTGCTGGCTCGCGGTGTGCCCGCGCAGGTTGCCAAATTGGTGGATCCGGCGGATGCGCTGGCCGCCGTGGTGATCGCCGACGAGGAGGGCCGCTGGGGCTTTGGACGGGTGCTCGCCCCGGAGGAAAAGCAGTGAGCGGCCGCGCCCTTGCGGTTGCGGAGGGCGACTGGCAAGAAGGTGCCCGGTGATCGGGAACGTCGTGCCGATTCGAACGCAAAACCGAATAGCAGCGGCCCTTGTCCTCCTCGCCGTGGCGGGTATGGGGGTGAGCGCGACAATCGGGCGCATCCACCATCGCTTGACGGTGGAGGCCGGCTACACGAGCTTCTGCAACGTGAGCTCGCGGGTCAACTGCGATGCCGTGCTGACCAGTACATACGCCAGCTTACTCGGCCTCCCGATGTCTAGCTGGGCGTTGCTATTTTACGGTGCCATCGTCTTGCTTGCCGTCGTCTTCGTGGTCAGCGTCGACCGTGGACGGCGTAACCTGGTGGCGAAGTTGTTGTTCCTGGCGCAGGTCTGGGGACTGCTGTTGGCGGTATACCTTGCCGGCGTGGCGTTCGTGGTGCTGCAGACGGTCTGCCTGATGTGTGCGGCACTCTACGTCGTGAGCATGTTGTCGTTGCCCACGGCATGGTGGTTGCTGTCGGCCACGGGCGACTGCGGCAGAGGGGCAGTGTTCGGCGATGGGTTCGTCCGCCTCGGCATGGTTGCCGCCGTTGTCGGTGTGGCTGGTGTCGGGTTTGTGCAGGCATGGGAAAGGGCCAGATCGAGCGGTGGGCGGGATGCGGCGGGGGTATGTGCGGCCGATCCGCAGTTCTGTAACTGGTTCACTGCCCAGCCGCGCCTTCAAGTCCCAGGGGGCGGCGGTCACAGCCGCGGCCCCGACACCGCCGAGGTTACCATTGTCGAGTTCTCGGACTTCGCTTGCGGGCATTGCCGGGGCTTTCGCGACACCCTCGACACGCTGCAGGCCGGCGCCGGGCAGAACGTGCGTCTCGTCTTCCGCCATTTCCCTCTGGATGGAAGCTGCAACGGTGCGGTTCAATCGAGTATCCATCCGGACGCCTGCCTGGCGGCGGTGGCCTCGGAGTGCGCAGGGGAGCAGGGGCAGTTCTGGGCGTACCATGACACCCTATTCGAGAATCAGAAGGCTCTGGGGCGTCCGTTCCTGCTCCAGTATGCGGAAAGAATCGGTCTCGATGTGGGGCGTTTCACGGTGTGCCTCGATTCGCCGGCGCCGCGTGCACGAGTCGAGGCCGATACGCGGGTCGCCGCGGCGCTCGGTGTGGAGTCGACGCCGACGGTTTTCCTCAACGGGCGGCGGATCGCCGGTGCGCTTGACGGGCGCGGATTGACCGATGCCCTGGTGCTGACGCGCAGCGCGACCCGCGAGAGTGAGCCAAGTCATTGAAAACGCGACGACTCCCGATCTGCCCGAGCGATGTCCGCCCGCCTTGCCGCGCGCCCGTATCGTGATGCGATATACCGGCAGGGGCGAATGGGCGCGACAAATCGCGCAAAGTGCGGGGGGCGGAAAAAATGCGTTGACAGGTTTCTGGGGTGAGACTAGAAAGCGCGGCTCCTACGGACACTGGGCTCTGTAGAATCTTTATCGGTACACAATATGAAGCTTGTCGGTGGCGCGCGTTGCCTTCCTGAGAGGGAGGCCGGGCGGGTGCGGATGGGCGGGTGTGCACGGTGGTGTGGAGGAGTGGAAGAAGCGGCGGGGTGGCGAGAGGTTACCGAGTTGTCCCCAGGTGTGGACAACTAACGCGCGCTACCGACAGGGGTCTCTAAACGACGACTGACTTCGGGGGCGCCGAGGATGGTGGCTGAGTGGATGGAAGCGCTGCCGCGATTGCGGCAGCAAGTAGGGGAGCGGAACTTTGCGACCTGGATAGAGCCGATTCGCTGCTTGCGCGATGAGCAGGGATTGTGCCTCCAGACGCCGAGCCGCTTCTTTCAGGAATGGGTGAACCGGCACTTCATGGTGAGCATTCGGGAGGCCCTGGCCGCCGCCGGTTGGCCGGCCGAGGTGCGCGTGACGGTAGCGGCTGAAGGGGCCGCACTAGCGATGCCGGAGTCGGCATTGCCAGCCCCCTCCGTCCCGCCGCCGCGCCCGGCGGCGGCGCGAAGCGCGCCAAAGATCGGCCGGCTCGTTGCGGACTACACGTTCGATTCGTTCGTCGTGGGGCTGGCGAACGAGGTGGCGTATCGCGCGGCGCGAGCGGCCGCGGAAGCTCCGGGGCAGCGGTACAATCCGCTGTTCGTCTGGGGCGGCGTCGGCCTCGGCAAGACTCACCTGATCAATGCCCTGGCTCACGAAGCGCTGATACGCGGTCCGCGACGCCGCCTCGCATGCCTTTCGGCGGAGGCCTTCATGAACACCCTGATCGCTTCCTTGCGTCAGGACCAGATGGCTTCGTTCCGAGATCGGTTCCGCGATCTCGACGTTCTGGTGCTCGACGACGTGCAGTTCCTCGCCGGCAAGGAGCGGACGCAAGAGGAGTTCTTCCATACCTTCGATGCCCTGCACAGCGCCGGAAGGCAGA
This window contains:
- the infB gene encoding translation initiation factor IF-2, whose protein sequence is MSRKRIHELAKEWNVDVKDFVARLDKLGIRNKRAQSSLTDEEVERARAELAIDERPAVAVGDERVAVDTEGHTVVERRVRTNVIRRRTTRADSVPGLETAFPEGATLPPLSGEPFEVPADLFETTFAPELLPEAPLSSFSATEPPQYAPQTAVSGQAAGSESAAPVEAHAPAAMAADVAASAPVAPRMVPPPPPPPVARPAAPKARVEAPELQSPFAQRGPKVIGRIDLRKTQPAPAPAAPPRQRHTATAEPPPPMAPPAEDAKPKRKKRKVIKQTDMRETVDQDRRFGRPPRKKKALPGKEIRKTEITTPRASKRVVRISEVITVGDLARAMGVKAGEVIKKLMDSGMMAAINQVLDYDTAAYIASEFEYIVENVAFDAESMLEEKVEKVAVDEGLQTRPPVVTIMGHVDHGKTSLLDAIRHTNVTAGEAGGITQHIGAYSVDVDERRVTFLDTPGHEAFTAMRARGAKVTDIVVLVVAADDGVMPQTVEAINHARAAGVPIVVAINKIDKPEANLERIKQQLADYGLVAEDWGGDTVCVPVSARSKQGIPQLLEMLLLQADILDLKANPTKLAKGIIVEARLDRGRGPVATVLVQEGTLKVSDPFVCGWHYGRIRAMVDERGRKVHAAAPAEPVEILGLTGVPEAGTSLVAVADEATARQVAEHRRGKQREADLVKTAKISLDELYQQIQAGDVKELRLVLKADVQGSVEALSEALSRLSSDEVRLNVLHASVGGITESDVLLASASNAVVIGFNVRPEAKANDVADREGVDVRLYTVIYDVINDVRDAMEGLLEPAFRERVLGRAEVRQVFTVPSVGSVGGSFITDGKVVRNGLARLVRDHVVVYTGKVSSLRRFKDDAREVQAGYECGIGLENYQDMKVGDVIETFELEKVQRRLAPAAGRGAPVERRA
- a CDS encoding DUF503 domain-containing protein; this translates as MVVGVLKLTLFLPENHSLKGKRGVLKRIKARVANSFNVSIAECDGHDLWQRAVIGVCQVGTDAGYVDGALRQVVRFVEEMQVAQLAEEHIEILHC
- the truB gene encoding tRNA pseudouridine(55) synthase TruB; translated protein: MDGLLIVDKPAGLTSAEVVRVVKRRFGCKTGHLGTLDPFATGVLPLCLGAATRIAQFLNAADKAYTGTIRLGARTDTGDPTGAIVEEATVPMLTADRLAAVAREFTGDIEQIPPMYSAVKVGGTPLYKLARRGEVIEREVRQVRVTAFVLSVGAAPDQIDFTIECSKGTYVRVIAEGVALALGGVGHLMTLRRTRFGPFGIEEAVLLTRIETGSVQCLGMREALRGLAEIRLDAEQARLVRHGYQPVLALLARGVPAQVAKLVDPADALAAVVIADEEGRWGFGRVLAPEEKQ
- a CDS encoding thioredoxin domain-containing protein; this translates as MIGNVVPIRTQNRIAAALVLLAVAGMGVSATIGRIHHRLTVEAGYTSFCNVSSRVNCDAVLTSTYASLLGLPMSSWALLFYGAIVLLAVVFVVSVDRGRRNLVAKLLFLAQVWGLLLAVYLAGVAFVVLQTVCLMCAALYVVSMLSLPTAWWLLSATGDCGRGAVFGDGFVRLGMVAAVVGVAGVGFVQAWERARSSGGRDAAGVCAADPQFCNWFTAQPRLQVPGGGGHSRGPDTAEVTIVEFSDFACGHCRGFRDTLDTLQAGAGQNVRLVFRHFPLDGSCNGAVQSSIHPDACLAAVASECAGEQGQFWAYHDTLFENQKALGRPFLLQYAERIGLDVGRFTVCLDSPAPRARVEADTRVAAALGVESTPTVFLNGRRIAGALDGRGLTDALVLTRSATRESEPSH
- the dnaA gene encoding chromosomal replication initiator protein DnaA, whose translation is MEALPRLRQQVGERNFATWIEPIRCLRDEQGLCLQTPSRFFQEWVNRHFMVSIREALAAAGWPAEVRVTVAAEGAALAMPESALPAPSVPPPRPAAARSAPKIGRLVADYTFDSFVVGLANEVAYRAARAAAEAPGQRYNPLFVWGGVGLGKTHLINALAHEALIRGPRRRLACLSAEAFMNTLIASLRQDQMASFRDRFRDLDVLVLDDVQFLAGKERTQEEFFHTFDALHSAGRQIVLTSDKPPDAIAELEQRLRSRFGGGLIADIHPPTYEMRIAIALKKAARQGLNIPQSVAALVAERSGASVRELEGALTRVLASAQLRGVPVTEELADRVLGPGAERNTAITIEEVQAVVTDHFKISLADLTSHRRARVLTFPRQVAMYLSRTVARAPFNSIAEKFGGRDHSTVMYAVQRLEERQGVEPALGQLLRSLGTQLQDRHRI
- the rbfA gene encoding 30S ribosome-binding factor RbfA, giving the protein MSGRRAVRVAESVRAVIAELLLREIKDPRVGMVTLTAVHITDDLRHCKVYFSCVGDDDARARALAGLRSAAGFVRRQLTQRLALRYAPDVTFAFDPSLETSERLNALLRGERESEE